Proteins encoded in a region of the Anopheles ziemanni chromosome 2, idAnoZiCoDA_A2_x.2, whole genome shotgun sequence genome:
- the LOC131293998 gene encoding uncharacterized protein LOC131293998, with product MRPKSRTRAGAIATKPPAPSGRIAEPEKSLCENFRALDVPMRPEGRARGGGGKVRAAAATRKGLSESIHPALLVEHVVADKIQQLQRQPQQPAMVARGAAAGGSQGTKYRPMAMVRPTQLVIDTDGSSDEEEQQSVQEDEELGGDVDCVDEEHNDEQAEEVDEEEEQGDEEEEADEEEELVNPSSKRRTARRTADTTSSLQANEDEDEEDELDDDMDGVEAGPDDALDNWPVEDEEDGEDGGEEEEVVEDCEEVEEEEYEQGQGEEYATVEGEEDDDYYYTNGMEQEDEEQEEGIIEVDDEEDANEFAEHDEEDEDDDVQEVIDVEEHEDAQLLKIKYMNQHATGGRQHQWNGGTASGSGMGATNNNTINGKHVPQQDQDVIYTGTRTNAPDDRDRDQEMIRITTINTKVQLCEEDKVSLNDFQLLKVLGTGAYGTVFLVRKLTGIDRNKIYAMKVLRKCVVILKEKTAEHTRTERQILEAIIDAPFLATMHYAFQTDSKLYVVLDFVIGGELFTHLFKRESFTEDEVRIYIAEIVVAIEQLHKLGILYRDIKLENILIDADGHIVLTDFGLSRELLHEKERAHSFCGTIEYMAPEIVKSRNKDGHDTSVDWWSVGVLTYELLTGVSPFHNDDGQQEISRRIMEDEANIPLRLSDAATDFIRKLLTKDPRKRLGSGKQDANELKMHPFLRETKWDLLVAKQVAAPFKPVVASETDTTYFSEEFTQQESVDKPCSPPMNGHRLFRGYSFVSPKLLSCKVYDRNKFVPIHNTRPQENLIRKNASKLYSEFFKKYELTGDQAIGVGTYSVCLKCRPVRLGSFDQQGTIYAVKVLFNHAETAGYAQREAVALRLCQGHPNVVRFVELIEDRHYVYIVLELVDGGELLQYINDCPERLTEAQVRPLFHQLVDAVAFIHRCGFAHRDLKPENVLLERGGKRGSVRLRVIDFGFAQALNGEASDRIASWEPAGTLGYVAPEVVQSSASSSVQPYALEAADLWSLGVILYTMLSGQPPFIPQNFVGHDNLASTAKQTEIITSNIRRGLFDLSTSTWHGVSDGAQDLVRSLLTVNPERRITMQELQDHNWLLQQKDASDIIPVSSSSQRHGTRKPFEQLRQAVRNTFDAFKKAEEKGFRLQGEVPPRLKLATTAPENNSYKPMTTTTVPNHSSSSSSNRKNGDRPATKTHHQPSTTAVSGKRTTTVPEVSSTKSIESQYSSSIEESTSSGIGRSKSSKSSLSLSGSPMRDRNLSNGSCVVILDDEDEEEQSPVHVEIKTPTTDVVTPICDLVVTPLPKVSADAVLTSQPEQQQSHSQNLKTHKESGEEVTALPEEQEETDEIVVDVEDDEANVRTTNEETQQPDELVTESSSTEELTATEESNNNEVVVVMEEVTTEKEQKYRIPEEEMEACTLVSSQMEMEYQHNLTEECSDERTMVANDNADITEGETLSAAEPSEENGISIPLETQGEGEIVVGPYVISLHVPQEKIVNQRPRMKVRFEDARKSVSRRRSKNTSPPRYGAAADGVRDWRRLVDLSPEGMVKKEPEFRSCRDYEMFAFVCYDTERRLPRPDGSPGPSDDPNDDAAGMLLGFDEWEADGPFAGFSEEECYRFFGYYEWELAIKHGKRRKRQPQLPERITKRRREISCYEELENRPKRQCTNYAYYGDSKRTMRTLARMKQEEEKYPPMEILSIQIKQERDW from the exons ATGCGGCCAAAAAGTCGTACGCGTGCTGGTGCCATTGCCACTAAGCCGCCAGCCCCATCTGGTAGGATTGCGGAACCGGAAAAGAGTTTATGTGAAAATTTTCGTGCCCTCGATGTGCCGATGCGTCCGGAAGGAAGGgcccgaggaggaggaggaaaagtaCGTGCGGCAGCAGCTACGCGCAAAGGGCTCTCGGAATCCATCCATCCGGCGCTGCTGGTGGAGCATGTTGTCGCCGACAAGATTCAGCAACTGCAGCGACAACCCCAACAACCCGCGATGGTTGCACGAGGTGCTGCTGCCGGTGGTAGCCAAGGGACCAAGTACCGGCCGATGGCCATGGTACGACCAACGCAGCTGGTGATCGATACGGACGGAAGCAGTGACGAGGAAGAACAACAGTCGGTCCAAGAGGATGAAGAGCTCGGTGGAGATGTTGACTGCGTGGACGAAGAGCATAATGATGAACAGGCAGAGGAGGTGGATGAGGAGGAAGAGCAGGgtgacgaggaggaggaggcggaCGAGGAAGAGGAACTCGTGAATCCTTCCTCGAAGCGAAGAACGGCACGCCGAACGGCCGACACCACATCGTCGCTCCAAGCCAACGAGGATGAAGACGAGGAGGATGAGCTGGATGATGACATGGATGGTGTGGAGGCTGGGCCGGACGATGCTTTGGATAACTGGCCAGTTGAAGATGAGGAAGACGGAGAGGATGGtggcgaggaggaggaagttGTGGAGGACTGTGAGGAGGTAGAGGAGGAAGAGTACGAGCAAGGACAAGGTGAAGAGTATGCAACGGTCGAAGGTGAAGAAGACGATGACTACTACTATACCAACGGGATGGAACAGGAAGACGAGGAGCAAGAGGAAGGCATTATTGAAGTGGACGATGAAGAAGATGCTAATGAATTTGCTGAACatgacgaggaggacgaggacgacgatgtGCAGGAGGTGATCGATGTAGAGGAGCACGAGGATGCGCAACTCCTCAAGATAAAATACATGAACCAGCATGCGACAGGGGGTAGACAGCATCAGTGGAACGGTGGTACGGCCAGTGGCAGCGGCATGGGAGCCACCAATAACAATACAATCAACGGCAAGCATGTTCCGCAGCAAGATCAGGACGTTATCTACACCGGCACCAGAACCAACGCGCCAGACGATCGGGACCGGGACCAGGAGATGATCAGAATTACCACGATCAATACCAAAG TTCAACTATGCGAAGAAGACAAGGTTAGTCTAAACGACTTCCAGCTGCTGAAAGTGCTTGGAACTGGAG CATACGGCACGGTCTTCCTGGTGCGAAAGCTTACCGGTATCGACAGGAATAAAATCTACGCCATGAAGGTGCTTCGGAAGTGTGTCGTGATTCTCAAGGAAAAGACGGCGGAGCACACGCGAACCGAGCGTCAG ATATTAGAGGCAATAATAGATGCGCCATTCCTGGCCACAATGCACTACGCCTTCCAGACCGACTCGAAGCTGTACGTTGTGCTCGACTTCGTGATTGGCGGTGAGCTTTTCACGCATCTTTTCAAGCGAGAAAGCTTTACAGAGGATGAAGTAAGGATCTACATCGCCGAAATCGTCGTTGCCATCGAGCAGCTGCACAAG CTGGGAATCCTGTACCGCGATATCAAGCTGGAGAATATACTGATCGATGCGGACGGGCACATCGTGCTGACCGACTTTGGCCTTTCGCGTGAGCTGCTACACGAGAAGGAACGTGCGCACAGCTTCTGCGGCACGATCGAGTACATGGCGCCGGAAATCGTAAAGTCGCGCAATAAGGACGGCCACGACACGTCCGTCGACTGGTGGTCGGTTGGCGTGCTCACGTACGAGCTGCTGACCGGCGTCTCGCCGTTCCACAACGACGATGGCCAGCAAGAGATCTCCCGGCGCATCATGGAGGACGAGGCAAACATCCCGCTCCGTTTGTCGGATGCAGCGACCGACTTCATTCGCAAGCTGCTGACGAAGGACCCGAGGAAGCGCCTCGGCAGCGGCAAGCAGGACGCGAACGAGCTAAAGATGCACCCGTTCTTGCGGGAGACCAAGTGGGACCTGCTCGTTGCGAAGCAAGTGGCGGCACCGTTCAAACCCGTCGTCGCAAGCGAAACCGACACGACGTACTTCAGCGAGGAGTTCACGCAGCAGGAATCGGTTGATAAACCTTGCTCGCCACCAATGAACGGCCATCGGTTATTTAGAG GATACTCATTTGTTTCGCCCAAGCTGTTGTCATGTAAAGTTTACGATCGCAACAAGTTTGTGCCAATTCACAACACGCGGCCGCAGGAGAATTTAATTCGAAAAAATGCCTCGAAG CTATACTCGGAATTCTTCAAGAAGTACGAACTGACGGGGGATCAAGCGATCGGTGTCGGCACGTACTCAGTCTGCCTCAAGTGCCGGCCGGTGCGCCTCGGAAGCTTCGACCAGCAGGGAACCATCTACGCCGTGAAGGTGCTGTTCAATCACGCGGAAACGGCGGGATACGCACAGCGCGAAGCAGTTGCACTGCGCCTTTGCCAGGGTCACCCGAACGTAGTGCGGTTCGTCGAACTGATCGAGGATCGGCACTACGTCTACATCGTGCTCGAGCTGGTCGACGGAGGCGAGCTGCTGCAGTACATTAACGACTGTCCGGAGCGTCTGACCGAGGCCCAGGTGCGGCCACTCTTCCATCAGCTAGTCGACGCAGTTGCGTTCATCCATCGATGCGGGTTTGCCCACCGGGACCTGAAGCCTGAGAACGTCCTCCTGGAACGGGGCGGAAAGCGAGGTTCGGTGCGGTTACGAGTGATAGATTTTGGCTTTGCCCAGGCATTGAACGGCGAGGCATCGGACCGGATAGCATCGTGGGAACCAGCCGGAACACTAGGGTACGTTGCGCCGGAAGTGGTGCAGTCTTCGGCTTCGTCGTCCGTGCAGCCGTATGCGCTAGAGGCCGCCGATCTATGGTCACTCGGTGTCATCCTCTATACGATGCTCTCCGGTCAGCCACCTTTCATTCCGCAGAACTTTGTTGGGCACGACAATCTGGCGTCGACGGCGAAGCAGACCGAAATCATTACCAGCAACATTCGACGCGGCTTGTTCGACCTCAGCACCAGCACGTGGCACGGCGTCAGTGACGGTGCGCAGGATCTCGTGCGCTCTCTGCTGACGGTTAACCCCGAACGACGTATCACGATGCAGGAGCTACAGGACCACAACTGGTTGCTACAGCAGAAAGACGCCTCGGACATCATTCCCGTGTCGAGCTCGTCGCAACGACACGGAACGAGAAAACCGTTCGAACAACTACGCCAGGCCGTGCGTAACACGTTCGACGCATTTAAGAAGGCGGAGGAGAAGGGCTTCCGGCTGCAGGGAGAAGTACCGCCCCGGTTAAAGCTTGCGACGACGGCCCCGGAGAACAACAGCTACAAACCGATGACCACCACCACAGTGCCTAAccatagcagcagcagcagcagcaatcggAAAAACGGCGATCGACCAGCAACTAAAACACACCACCAACCCTCCACCACTGCCGTCTCGGGCAAGCGGACGACCACCGTTCCGGAGGTGTCATCGACAAAATCGATCGAATCACAGTACAGCAGCTCGATTGAGGAGAGCACTTCGAGCGGGATCGGTCGGAGTAAGAGCAGTAAAAGCTCGCTATCGCTCTCCGGCAGCCCAATGCGTGACCGGAATTTGTCCAATGGCTCATGCGTGGTCATTcttgatgatgaagatgaggaAGAGCAATCGCCGGTACACGTCGAAATCAAAACTCCGACGACAGATGTTGTTACCCCAATTTGTGATTTGGTGGTTACGCCACTCCCGAAGGTTTCAGCGGACGCGGTTTTAACGTCTCAGCCGGAGCAGCAACAATCCCACAGCCAGAACCTGAAGACACACAAGGAATCGGGTGAGGAGGTGACCGCACTACCAGAGGAACAGGAGGAGACTGACGAAATCGTGGTGGACGTTGAGGACGACGAAGCAAACGTTCGAACGACCAATGAAGAAACGCAACAACCGGACGAGCTGGTTACAGAAAGTAGCAGTACGGAAGAATTGACCGCCACAGAGGAAAGCAACAATAATGAGGTGGTTGTAGTGATGGAGGAGGTCACGACGGAAAAGGAGCAAAAATACCGGATACCAGAGGAGGAAATGGAGGCGTGTACACTGGTATCTAGCCAAATGGAAATGGAGTATCAACATAACCTCACCGAGGAATGTAGCGACGAAAGGACGATGGTTGCAAATGATAATGCGGATATTACCGAAGGTGAAACGTTGAGTGCCGCGGAACCTTCGGAGGAAAACGGCATTAGCATACCACTGGAAACACAAGGCGAGGGTGAGATAGTCGTAGGCCCGTACGTGATATCGTTGCACGTGCCCCAGGAGAAGATCGTCAACCAGCGGCCACGCATGAAAGTTCGCTTCGAGGATGCTCGAAAATCGGTCAGTCGACGGCGATCGAAAAACACTTCGCCACCTCGCTACGGAGCAGCAGCCGATGGCGTGCGGGATTGGAGGCGTTTAGTGGACCTATCGCCCGAAGGCATGGTTAAGAAGGAGCCAGAATTTCGGTCCTGTCGAGACTACGAGATGTTCGCCTTTGTCTGCTACGATACCGAACGTCGGCTTCCTCGACCGGACGGTAGCCCCGGCCCCAGCGATGACCCTAACGATGACGCCGCCGGAATGCTGCTAGGCTTCGACGAGTGGGAGGCCGACGGCCCGTTTGCTGGCTTCAGTGAAGAAGAGTGCTATCGATTCTTTGGCTACTACGAATGGGAGTTAGCGATCAAGCATGGGAAACGGCGAAAACGGCAACCACAGCTGCCGGAACGCATTACCAAACGGCGGAGAGAAATATCGTGTTACGAAGAGCTCGAAAATCGCCCCAAACGTCAGTGTACCAACTACGCGTACTACGGTGACAGCAAGCGGACGATGCGTACGTTGGCTCGAATGAAGCAGGAGGAAGAAAAGTACCCACCCATGGAAATCTTAAGCATTCAGATTAAGCAGGAACGTGATTGGTAA